One Ahaetulla prasina isolate Xishuangbanna chromosome 10, ASM2864084v1, whole genome shotgun sequence genomic region harbors:
- the AHDC1 gene encoding transcription factor Gibbin isoform X2: MNMLSLKVGSGAEGSGSLPGSQESPDPLEEKSLSRKAAAAAAEGIGGQQQQQQAGGGECEESWRISFTEPDGISNACQPIGLENGANPPAEWFPCSQGPGLRPPNSEVDSSERNFRVNLHCKYGRPREFKCNSRSSKTEGPGSTFPDVHPSNCSTKRHASEDDLRKRLKSQGSPVLSTGGALRSTSSSDYIQEPKFYQSGHPGQNTSVCLAEKALPYSMLSFPEGSCTVLSQEHKSSSLHHTEAAERYKSLHTQSSVKSEDSLASSVPACPADVQDLEETTTQDRAAKTFSNATLASGRCNIDSIISLLKSKCGNGRINLYPVVQLIDIMKDIDRLSQDLKSCGVHLDCSGLQFDSHLPLSEEGRGQGLHYSFYSSPMLANSIRSPEELAVQSSTKAELLKQTQPSHYVGETEGDTRSALDQISQNSPVLKAPSSLDEASNSESETNDYPELTNTDILSELASLACPGPQLLDQHSESHHQLLESQGAESRSQLIGSQSLEHQPQLVDSKSLEPPPEPLALQTVDPLPAPLGLQPLEPLELQTLEPLSESLSLQSLEPLSEPLGLQSLGTLDHQLLDSQSQLLDAEAQLLSPLPKLLDSQPHLGRQESSGEHSLPPGARLGGCSLRGVVRRGAGRGRDDHRKYALRRTDKPKILCRRRRGGRGQRTEIVTDSHVLPMAVPVEVVMARPEEARMPVTTITANEVADPIVSTLESEDGQKAAALLNPPKPKCRGIRRMVVKMAKIPVSLGRRNKTTYKVSSLTSSLNVEGKEVAISHSLEPTPLLKMKNNGRNVVVVFPPGEMPIILKRKRGRPPKNLMLGPCKPKEPAPEVKKRRRRKQKLASPQPSYVADTNDSKADYSDVLAKLAFLNRQSQCSARCSPPRCWTPSEPDSIHQAPDTQSISHFLHRVQGFRRRGGKGGGFGRGGSHSARSSRCSFSDFFEGIGKKKKGVMGTAIDPAHPRKRGRSEPDSMEKPKRKRRSRKNGVLFPEQNPSQNFSDGSSEWCGEKESLWMSHQGHLSGQANRNCSYQGSDSRTFHSSTMESSSSSRTGFYGGSSSQSELSQERQSLFTGYFRSLLDSDDSSDLLDFALSNSRSASRKSSTTYTAPPNAIATQRGMASYSSRGGKATPSSTTTTATSEVPFHTVSRQSFPPNRATGYNLSQAASECRDPDAFQKLASLSAVSRSPTTHSTTASSYAQYGNYGSTGGQSVTPASLFQQGKSYHATQDCPNNKDCSFTYGGGNSLPSSPSSAHSVSYTQQTSGPSMSLSKPSFFNSSDPSQFSSSSHTPMRCDSRASTVSPGGYMVPKSSISFQPSPENCRQFPSASQWAFRQSYGLDWNSESFSQLYNPGFDCHINEPNVILDISNYTPQKAKQQTISETFSESSSDSTQFNQPSGYRRANSEASSSEGQSSLSSLEKLMMDWNESSSAPGYNWNQSVLFQSSSKPGRGRRKKVDIFDTAHLSFSTGGYPSKRGTGARQPRGSRGACASKKERGTGKAKFPTKSQSVNQLFQDSTDLGLDYYSGDSSMSPLPSQSRNFGLSERDPCDYTGPYSMNPSTPSDGTFGQGFQSDSPSLGQTDLESKHFPALPHQLAAPPSQQTVFEASLQKAFSPNCSPTLAFKEDLRPSDIRKLPACDSLKHGIAGVAGLAHSAAHMACRDLSMSQPHYDSPSCKNPSYWYSPTASTRSPPYDNKAGVGMLVDFMGRSPEASCLNPHLTSPPSSNPSKNEKEPMDMARAHHRGAYICPLMNDLNISPVPRDSMLPLQDNYRYPSFAPQGHPIMTAPQKSGFLGPMLEQHPEDTFTVTSL; the protein is encoded by the exons AGAATTCAAGTGTAACAGCAGGAGCAGCAAAACAGAAG gCCCAGGCAGCACATTTCCAGATGTCCATCCGAGCAATTGTTCCACCAAGAGGCATGCAAGCGAAGATGACTTGAGGAAGCGGCTGAAATCCCAGGGGTCACCAGTACTGTCAACCGGAGGTGCTCTGCGCAGCACTTCCTCTTCTGACTACATCCAAGAGCCAAAGTTCTATCAGTCAGGACATCCTGGGCAAAATACATCGGTGTGCCTGGCAGAGAAAGCCTTGCCGTATAGCATGCTCAGCTTCCCAGAAGGTTCTTGCACTGTATTAAGTCAAGAGCACAAATCGAGTTCCTTACACCATACAGAGGCGGCCGAGCGGTACAAAAGCCTCCATACCCAGAGCAGCGTCAAGTCGGAAGACTCGCTGGCATCCAGTGTTCCTGCCTGCCCTGCTGACGTCCAAGACTTGGAAGAAACCACCACACAAGACAGAGCTGCCAAAACTTTCTCCAATGCCACATTGGCCTCGGGGAGGTGTAACATCGATAGCATCATCTCCCTGTTGAAAAGCAAGTGTGGCAACGGCAGGATCAACCTCTACCCTGTGGTGCAGCTCATAGACATTATGAAGGACATTGACCGACTCTCCCAGGACTTGAAGAGCTGCGGCGTTCACTTAGACTGTAGTGGCTTGCAATTCGATAGCCATCTGCCGCTTAGTGAGGAAGGCCGGGGACAAGGCCTTCATTATAGCTTCTACTCCTCCCCCATGCTGGCCAACAGTATCCGCAGTCCCGAGGAGCTGGCAGTACAAAGCAGCACCAAAGCTGAGCTCCTCAAACAAACTCAACCTAGCCATTATGTGGGAGAAACAGAAGGGGACACTCGAAGTGCCCTGGACCAAATCAGCCAGAATAGTCCTGTTCTGAAGGCTCCTAGTAGCCTTGATGAAGCTAGCAACTCAGAGTCTGAGACGAATGATTATCCTGAGCTAACCAATACAGATATCCTGAGCGAACTGGCTTCTCTTGCCTGTCCGGGACCTCAGTTATTAGATCAGCATTCAGAATCCCACCATCAGCTGCTAGAAAGCCAAGGGGCTGAGTCAAGGTCTCAGTTAATTGGTTCACAGTCTTTAGAACACCAGCCCCAGCTAGTCGATTCCAAGTCTCTGGAGCCGCCTCCAGAACCGTTGGCCCTGCAGACAGTGGATCCCTTGCCTGCACCACTGGGGCTGCAACCTCTAGAACCTCTGGAGCTTCAGACTTTAGAACCTCTTTCTGAGTCACTATCACTCCAGTCCCTAGAACCCCTTTCTGAGCCTCTAGGGCTCCAGTCTTTAGGGACCCTGGACCACCAGTTGCTTGATTCCCAGTCCCAGCTCCTGGATGCAGAGGCCCAGCTGCTTTCCCCTTTGCCCAAATTGCTAGACTCTCAGCCCCATCTGGGAAGACAGGAGTCTTCAGGAGAACACTCGCTACCACCTGGAGCCCGCCTTGGAGGCTGCTCCTTAAGAGGAGTAGTAAGGCGAGGGGCTGGGCGGGGAAGGGATGATCACAGGAAATACGCTCTACGGAGAACAGATAAACCAAAGATACTCTGTCGTCGTCGTCGGGGAGGCCGGGGCCAGCGAACAGAGATTGTCACTGACAGCCATGTCCTCCCCATGGCTGTACCAGTGGAGGTAGTCATGGCGCGGCCAGAAGAAGCCAGGATGCCAGTGACCACCATTACAGCAAATGAAGTAGCAGATCCCATTGTTTCCACTTTGGAGTCAGAAGATGGCCAGAAGGCTGCTGCCCTCCTGAATCccccaaagcccaaatgccgtggCATACGTCGGATGGTGGTAAAGATGGCCAAGATTCCCGTCTCTCTTGGGAGGAGGAATAAGACGACGTACAAAGTGTCCTCCCTCACCAGTAGCTTGAATGTAGAAGGCAAGGAGGTTGCCATCTCCCATTCTCTAGAGCCCACCCCACTGCTGAAGATGAAGAACAACGGCCGGAATGTGGTGGTGGTCTTTCCTCCAGGAGAAATGCCCATCATCCTGAAGCGCAAGAGGGGAAGGCCTCCCAAAAACCTGATGCTTGGGCCCTGCAAACCTAAGGAGCCTGCCCCAGAAGTGAAGAaacggaggaggaggaaacagaaGTTGGCATCCCCACAGCCCTCTTACGTTGCAGACACCAATGACAGTAAAGCGGACTATTCAGATGTCCTGGCCAAGCTAGCCTTCCTCAACCGCCAGAGCCAGTGCTCCGCTCGTTGCTCCCCACCCCGCTGCTGGACCCCAAGTGAGCCTGACTCCATCCACCAGGCTCCTGACACTCAGAGCATCTCCCACTTTTTGCACCGAGTGCAAGGCTTCCGCAGACGAGGTGGCAAAGGAGGCGGGTTTGGGCGTGGAGGGAGCCATTCCGCCCGTTCCTCCCGTTGCTCCTTCAGCGATTTCTTTGAAGGCATCggcaaaaagaagaagggggttaTGGGGACGGCCATCGACCCCGCTCATCCCCGGAAGAGAGGCCGTTCAGAGCCAGACTCCATGGAGAAGCCCAAAAGAAAGAGGCGATCTCGCAAAAACGGGGTCTTGTTTCCTGAGCAGAATCCCAGCCAGAACTTCAGTGATGGGTCCTCAGAATGGTGCGGAGAAAAAGAAAGTCTTTGGATGTCCCACCAAGGACACCTTTCTGGACAAGCCAACAGGAATTGCAGCTACCAAGGCAGCGATTCCCGGACCTTCCACTCCTCAACCATGGAGTCAAGTTCTTCAAGCCGAACTGGTTTTTATGGGGGGAGCAGTTCCCAGTCTGAACTCAGCCAGGAAAGGCAGAGCCTTTTCACGGGCTATTTCCGTTCCCTGTTGGATTCCGATGACTCCTCTGACCTGTTGGACTTTGCCCTCTCCAATTCTCGCTCGGCCTCACGGAAATCCTCCACCACATATACAGCCCCACCCAATGCCATTGCAACCCAGAGAGGCATGGCATCTTACTCAAGCCGGGGTGGGAAAGCCACGCCCTCTTCTACCACCACAACTGCCACGAGTGAGGTGCCCTTCCacacagtcagccggcagtcgtTCCCTCCGAACAGAGCAACAGGCTACAACTTGTCCCAGGCTGCTTCGGAGTGCCGTGACCCAGATGCGTTCCAGAAGCTGGCATCTCTCTCAGCTGTCTCCAGATCTCCCACTACTCACTCCACCACAGCCTCCAGCTATGCACAATATGGCAACTATGGTAGTACTGGGGGGCAAAGTGTGACTCCTGCCAGCTTGTTTCAGCAAGGGAAGTCCTACCATGCCACCCAAGACTGTCCCAACAACAAGGATTGCAGCTTCACCTACGGTGGAGGCAATAGCCTGCCCTCCTCCCCAAGCAGTGCCCACAGTGTCAGCTATACCCAGCAGACTTCAGGGCCCAGCATGTCCCTGAGTAAGCCCTCTTTCTTCAACAGCTCCGATCCCAGCCAGTTCTCCAGCTCCTCTCACACCCCCATGAGGTGTGACAGCCGGGCAAGCACTGTATCGCCAGGGGGTTACATGGTCCCTAAGAGTTCAATCTCCTTCCAGCCCTCACCGGAGAACTGTAGGCAGTTTCCTAGTGCCTCTCAATGGGCTTTCCGGCAAAGCTATGGCCTGGACTGGAACTCTGAGTCCTTCAGTCAACTCTACAACCCAGGCTTTGACTGCCACATCAATGAACCCAATGTCATCCTAGACATCTCCAACTATACACCCCAGAAGGCCAAGCAGCAGACGATCTCTGAGACCTTCTCCGAATCCTCCTCAGACAGTACCCAGTTCAACCAGCCATCAGGCTACAGGAGGGCCAACAGTGAGGCTTCGTCTAGTGAAGGGCAATCCAGCCTCTCTAGCTTGGAGAAGCTGATGATGGACTGGAATGAGTCTTCTTCAGCTCCAGGTTATAACTGGAACCAGAGTGTTTTATTCCAAAGCAGCTCCAAGCCAGGACGGGGCAGGCGAAAGAAAGTGGACATATTTGATACTGCCCATCTCAGTTTCTCCACGGGGGGCTACCCCTCCAAGAGAGGGACTGGTGCTCGGCAGCCGCGGGGTTCCCGGGGTGCCTGCGCCTCCAAAAAAGAAAGAGGCACAGGCAAAGCTAAGTTCCCCACCAAATCCCAGTCGGTGAACCAACTGTTTCAAGACAGCACAGATTTGGGCCTGGACTACTACAGCGGGGACAGCAGCATGTCCCCGCTGCCTTCACAGTCCCGCAACTTTGGGCTCAGCGAACGTGATCCTTGTGACTACACGGGGCCCTACTCCATGAATCCTTCCACGCCTTCAGACGGCACCTTTGGGCAAGGGTTCCAGAGTGATTCCCCCAGCCTGGGACAGACGGACTTGGAGAGCAAGCATTTCCCCGCCCTGCCCCACCAGCTGGCTGCCCCACCCTCACAGCAGACGGTGTTCGAAGCCAGCTTGCAGAAAGCTTTCTCGCCCAACTGCTCCCCTACCCTGGCCTTCAAAGAGGACCTGCGGCCCAGTGACATCCGGAAGCTTCCGGCCTGCGACTCGCTGAAACATGGCATCGCCGGGGTGGCTGGCTTGGCCCACTCGGCCGCCCACATGGCCTGCCGGGACCTCTCCATGTCTCAGCCGCACTATGATTCTCCCAGCTGTAAAAACCCCAGCTATTGGTATTCACCCACTGCCAGCACCCGCAGCCCTCCCTATGACAACAAAGCCGGCGTGGGCATGCTGGTAGACTTCATGGGGAGGAGTCCTGAGGCTTCTTGCCTCAACCCCCATTTGACCAGCCCCCCCAGCAGCAACCCTTCCAAGAACGAGAAGGAGCCCATGGACATGGCAAGGGCTCATCACCGAGGAGCCTATATTTGCCCCTTGATGAATGACTTAAATATCTCCCCGGTCCCGAGAGACTCGATGCTGCCGCTGCAGGACAACTATAGGTACCCCAGCTTTGCACCCCAAGGGCACCCAATCATGACCGCACCCCAGAAGAGCGGGTTTTTGGGTCCAATGCTAGAACAGCATCCCGAGGACACATTCACGGTCACCTCCTTGTAG
- the AHDC1 gene encoding transcription factor Gibbin isoform X4, whose amino-acid sequence MGCGAGGEEKDEGLWATHVDQRSWIESNIDGISNACQPIGLENGANPPAEWFPCSQGPGLRPPNSEVDSSERNFRVNLHCKYGRPREFKCNSRSSKTEGPGSTFPDVHPSNCSTKRHASEDDLRKRLKSQGSPVLSTGGALRSTSSSDYIQEPKFYQSGHPGQNTSVCLAEKALPYSMLSFPEGSCTVLSQEHKSSSLHHTEAAERYKSLHTQSSVKSEDSLASSVPACPADVQDLEETTTQDRAAKTFSNATLASGRCNIDSIISLLKSKCGNGRINLYPVVQLIDIMKDIDRLSQDLKSCGVHLDCSGLQFDSHLPLSEEGRGQGLHYSFYSSPMLANSIRSPEELAVQSSTKAELLKQTQPSHYVGETEGDTRSALDQISQNSPVLKAPSSLDEASNSESETNDYPELTNTDILSELASLACPGPQLLDQHSESHHQLLESQGAESRSQLIGSQSLEHQPQLVDSKSLEPPPEPLALQTVDPLPAPLGLQPLEPLELQTLEPLSESLSLQSLEPLSEPLGLQSLGTLDHQLLDSQSQLLDAEAQLLSPLPKLLDSQPHLGRQESSGEHSLPPGARLGGCSLRGVVRRGAGRGRDDHRKYALRRTDKPKILCRRRRGGRGQRTEIVTDSHVLPMAVPVEVVMARPEEARMPVTTITANEVADPIVSTLESEDGQKAAALLNPPKPKCRGIRRMVVKMAKIPVSLGRRNKTTYKVSSLTSSLNVEGKEVAISHSLEPTPLLKMKNNGRNVVVVFPPGEMPIILKRKRGRPPKNLMLGPCKPKEPAPEVKKRRRRKQKLASPQPSYVADTNDSKADYSDVLAKLAFLNRQSQCSARCSPPRCWTPSEPDSIHQAPDTQSISHFLHRVQGFRRRGGKGGGFGRGGSHSARSSRCSFSDFFEGIGKKKKGVMGTAIDPAHPRKRGRSEPDSMEKPKRKRRSRKNGVLFPEQNPSQNFSDGSSEWCGEKESLWMSHQGHLSGQANRNCSYQGSDSRTFHSSTMESSSSSRTGFYGGSSSQSELSQERQSLFTGYFRSLLDSDDSSDLLDFALSNSRSASRKSSTTYTAPPNAIATQRGMASYSSRGGKATPSSTTTTATSEVPFHTVSRQSFPPNRATGYNLSQAASECRDPDAFQKLASLSAVSRSPTTHSTTASSYAQYGNYGSTGGQSVTPASLFQQGKSYHATQDCPNNKDCSFTYGGGNSLPSSPSSAHSVSYTQQTSGPSMSLSKPSFFNSSDPSQFSSSSHTPMRCDSRASTVSPGGYMVPKSSISFQPSPENCRQFPSASQWAFRQSYGLDWNSESFSQLYNPGFDCHINEPNVILDISNYTPQKAKQQTISETFSESSSDSTQFNQPSGYRRANSEASSSEGQSSLSSLEKLMMDWNESSSAPGYNWNQSVLFQSSSKPGRGRRKKVDIFDTAHLSFSTGGYPSKRGTGARQPRGSRGACASKKERGTGKAKFPTKSQSVNQLFQDSTDLGLDYYSGDSSMSPLPSQSRNFGLSERDPCDYTGPYSMNPSTPSDGTFGQGFQSDSPSLGQTDLESKHFPALPHQLAAPPSQQTVFEASLQKAFSPNCSPTLAFKEDLRPSDIRKLPACDSLKHGIAGVAGLAHSAAHMACRDLSMSQPHYDSPSCKNPSYWYSPTASTRSPPYDNKAGVGMLVDFMGRSPEASCLNPHLTSPPSSNPSKNEKEPMDMARAHHRGAYICPLMNDLNISPVPRDSMLPLQDNYRYPSFAPQGHPIMTAPQKSGFLGPMLEQHPEDTFTVTSL is encoded by the exons AGAATTCAAGTGTAACAGCAGGAGCAGCAAAACAGAAG gCCCAGGCAGCACATTTCCAGATGTCCATCCGAGCAATTGTTCCACCAAGAGGCATGCAAGCGAAGATGACTTGAGGAAGCGGCTGAAATCCCAGGGGTCACCAGTACTGTCAACCGGAGGTGCTCTGCGCAGCACTTCCTCTTCTGACTACATCCAAGAGCCAAAGTTCTATCAGTCAGGACATCCTGGGCAAAATACATCGGTGTGCCTGGCAGAGAAAGCCTTGCCGTATAGCATGCTCAGCTTCCCAGAAGGTTCTTGCACTGTATTAAGTCAAGAGCACAAATCGAGTTCCTTACACCATACAGAGGCGGCCGAGCGGTACAAAAGCCTCCATACCCAGAGCAGCGTCAAGTCGGAAGACTCGCTGGCATCCAGTGTTCCTGCCTGCCCTGCTGACGTCCAAGACTTGGAAGAAACCACCACACAAGACAGAGCTGCCAAAACTTTCTCCAATGCCACATTGGCCTCGGGGAGGTGTAACATCGATAGCATCATCTCCCTGTTGAAAAGCAAGTGTGGCAACGGCAGGATCAACCTCTACCCTGTGGTGCAGCTCATAGACATTATGAAGGACATTGACCGACTCTCCCAGGACTTGAAGAGCTGCGGCGTTCACTTAGACTGTAGTGGCTTGCAATTCGATAGCCATCTGCCGCTTAGTGAGGAAGGCCGGGGACAAGGCCTTCATTATAGCTTCTACTCCTCCCCCATGCTGGCCAACAGTATCCGCAGTCCCGAGGAGCTGGCAGTACAAAGCAGCACCAAAGCTGAGCTCCTCAAACAAACTCAACCTAGCCATTATGTGGGAGAAACAGAAGGGGACACTCGAAGTGCCCTGGACCAAATCAGCCAGAATAGTCCTGTTCTGAAGGCTCCTAGTAGCCTTGATGAAGCTAGCAACTCAGAGTCTGAGACGAATGATTATCCTGAGCTAACCAATACAGATATCCTGAGCGAACTGGCTTCTCTTGCCTGTCCGGGACCTCAGTTATTAGATCAGCATTCAGAATCCCACCATCAGCTGCTAGAAAGCCAAGGGGCTGAGTCAAGGTCTCAGTTAATTGGTTCACAGTCTTTAGAACACCAGCCCCAGCTAGTCGATTCCAAGTCTCTGGAGCCGCCTCCAGAACCGTTGGCCCTGCAGACAGTGGATCCCTTGCCTGCACCACTGGGGCTGCAACCTCTAGAACCTCTGGAGCTTCAGACTTTAGAACCTCTTTCTGAGTCACTATCACTCCAGTCCCTAGAACCCCTTTCTGAGCCTCTAGGGCTCCAGTCTTTAGGGACCCTGGACCACCAGTTGCTTGATTCCCAGTCCCAGCTCCTGGATGCAGAGGCCCAGCTGCTTTCCCCTTTGCCCAAATTGCTAGACTCTCAGCCCCATCTGGGAAGACAGGAGTCTTCAGGAGAACACTCGCTACCACCTGGAGCCCGCCTTGGAGGCTGCTCCTTAAGAGGAGTAGTAAGGCGAGGGGCTGGGCGGGGAAGGGATGATCACAGGAAATACGCTCTACGGAGAACAGATAAACCAAAGATACTCTGTCGTCGTCGTCGGGGAGGCCGGGGCCAGCGAACAGAGATTGTCACTGACAGCCATGTCCTCCCCATGGCTGTACCAGTGGAGGTAGTCATGGCGCGGCCAGAAGAAGCCAGGATGCCAGTGACCACCATTACAGCAAATGAAGTAGCAGATCCCATTGTTTCCACTTTGGAGTCAGAAGATGGCCAGAAGGCTGCTGCCCTCCTGAATCccccaaagcccaaatgccgtggCATACGTCGGATGGTGGTAAAGATGGCCAAGATTCCCGTCTCTCTTGGGAGGAGGAATAAGACGACGTACAAAGTGTCCTCCCTCACCAGTAGCTTGAATGTAGAAGGCAAGGAGGTTGCCATCTCCCATTCTCTAGAGCCCACCCCACTGCTGAAGATGAAGAACAACGGCCGGAATGTGGTGGTGGTCTTTCCTCCAGGAGAAATGCCCATCATCCTGAAGCGCAAGAGGGGAAGGCCTCCCAAAAACCTGATGCTTGGGCCCTGCAAACCTAAGGAGCCTGCCCCAGAAGTGAAGAaacggaggaggaggaaacagaaGTTGGCATCCCCACAGCCCTCTTACGTTGCAGACACCAATGACAGTAAAGCGGACTATTCAGATGTCCTGGCCAAGCTAGCCTTCCTCAACCGCCAGAGCCAGTGCTCCGCTCGTTGCTCCCCACCCCGCTGCTGGACCCCAAGTGAGCCTGACTCCATCCACCAGGCTCCTGACACTCAGAGCATCTCCCACTTTTTGCACCGAGTGCAAGGCTTCCGCAGACGAGGTGGCAAAGGAGGCGGGTTTGGGCGTGGAGGGAGCCATTCCGCCCGTTCCTCCCGTTGCTCCTTCAGCGATTTCTTTGAAGGCATCggcaaaaagaagaagggggttaTGGGGACGGCCATCGACCCCGCTCATCCCCGGAAGAGAGGCCGTTCAGAGCCAGACTCCATGGAGAAGCCCAAAAGAAAGAGGCGATCTCGCAAAAACGGGGTCTTGTTTCCTGAGCAGAATCCCAGCCAGAACTTCAGTGATGGGTCCTCAGAATGGTGCGGAGAAAAAGAAAGTCTTTGGATGTCCCACCAAGGACACCTTTCTGGACAAGCCAACAGGAATTGCAGCTACCAAGGCAGCGATTCCCGGACCTTCCACTCCTCAACCATGGAGTCAAGTTCTTCAAGCCGAACTGGTTTTTATGGGGGGAGCAGTTCCCAGTCTGAACTCAGCCAGGAAAGGCAGAGCCTTTTCACGGGCTATTTCCGTTCCCTGTTGGATTCCGATGACTCCTCTGACCTGTTGGACTTTGCCCTCTCCAATTCTCGCTCGGCCTCACGGAAATCCTCCACCACATATACAGCCCCACCCAATGCCATTGCAACCCAGAGAGGCATGGCATCTTACTCAAGCCGGGGTGGGAAAGCCACGCCCTCTTCTACCACCACAACTGCCACGAGTGAGGTGCCCTTCCacacagtcagccggcagtcgtTCCCTCCGAACAGAGCAACAGGCTACAACTTGTCCCAGGCTGCTTCGGAGTGCCGTGACCCAGATGCGTTCCAGAAGCTGGCATCTCTCTCAGCTGTCTCCAGATCTCCCACTACTCACTCCACCACAGCCTCCAGCTATGCACAATATGGCAACTATGGTAGTACTGGGGGGCAAAGTGTGACTCCTGCCAGCTTGTTTCAGCAAGGGAAGTCCTACCATGCCACCCAAGACTGTCCCAACAACAAGGATTGCAGCTTCACCTACGGTGGAGGCAATAGCCTGCCCTCCTCCCCAAGCAGTGCCCACAGTGTCAGCTATACCCAGCAGACTTCAGGGCCCAGCATGTCCCTGAGTAAGCCCTCTTTCTTCAACAGCTCCGATCCCAGCCAGTTCTCCAGCTCCTCTCACACCCCCATGAGGTGTGACAGCCGGGCAAGCACTGTATCGCCAGGGGGTTACATGGTCCCTAAGAGTTCAATCTCCTTCCAGCCCTCACCGGAGAACTGTAGGCAGTTTCCTAGTGCCTCTCAATGGGCTTTCCGGCAAAGCTATGGCCTGGACTGGAACTCTGAGTCCTTCAGTCAACTCTACAACCCAGGCTTTGACTGCCACATCAATGAACCCAATGTCATCCTAGACATCTCCAACTATACACCCCAGAAGGCCAAGCAGCAGACGATCTCTGAGACCTTCTCCGAATCCTCCTCAGACAGTACCCAGTTCAACCAGCCATCAGGCTACAGGAGGGCCAACAGTGAGGCTTCGTCTAGTGAAGGGCAATCCAGCCTCTCTAGCTTGGAGAAGCTGATGATGGACTGGAATGAGTCTTCTTCAGCTCCAGGTTATAACTGGAACCAGAGTGTTTTATTCCAAAGCAGCTCCAAGCCAGGACGGGGCAGGCGAAAGAAAGTGGACATATTTGATACTGCCCATCTCAGTTTCTCCACGGGGGGCTACCCCTCCAAGAGAGGGACTGGTGCTCGGCAGCCGCGGGGTTCCCGGGGTGCCTGCGCCTCCAAAAAAGAAAGAGGCACAGGCAAAGCTAAGTTCCCCACCAAATCCCAGTCGGTGAACCAACTGTTTCAAGACAGCACAGATTTGGGCCTGGACTACTACAGCGGGGACAGCAGCATGTCCCCGCTGCCTTCACAGTCCCGCAACTTTGGGCTCAGCGAACGTGATCCTTGTGACTACACGGGGCCCTACTCCATGAATCCTTCCACGCCTTCAGACGGCACCTTTGGGCAAGGGTTCCAGAGTGATTCCCCCAGCCTGGGACAGACGGACTTGGAGAGCAAGCATTTCCCCGCCCTGCCCCACCAGCTGGCTGCCCCACCCTCACAGCAGACGGTGTTCGAAGCCAGCTTGCAGAAAGCTTTCTCGCCCAACTGCTCCCCTACCCTGGCCTTCAAAGAGGACCTGCGGCCCAGTGACATCCGGAAGCTTCCGGCCTGCGACTCGCTGAAACATGGCATCGCCGGGGTGGCTGGCTTGGCCCACTCGGCCGCCCACATGGCCTGCCGGGACCTCTCCATGTCTCAGCCGCACTATGATTCTCCCAGCTGTAAAAACCCCAGCTATTGGTATTCACCCACTGCCAGCACCCGCAGCCCTCCCTATGACAACAAAGCCGGCGTGGGCATGCTGGTAGACTTCATGGGGAGGAGTCCTGAGGCTTCTTGCCTCAACCCCCATTTGACCAGCCCCCCCAGCAGCAACCCTTCCAAGAACGAGAAGGAGCCCATGGACATGGCAAGGGCTCATCACCGAGGAGCCTATATTTGCCCCTTGATGAATGACTTAAATATCTCCCCGGTCCCGAGAGACTCGATGCTGCCGCTGCAGGACAACTATAGGTACCCCAGCTTTGCACCCCAAGGGCACCCAATCATGACCGCACCCCAGAAGAGCGGGTTTTTGGGTCCAATGCTAGAACAGCATCCCGAGGACACATTCACGGTCACCTCCTTGTAG